In one window of Meleagris gallopavo isolate NT-WF06-2002-E0010 breed Aviagen turkey brand Nicholas breeding stock chromosome 4, Turkey_5.1, whole genome shotgun sequence DNA:
- the LOC109367445 gene encoding exocyst complex component 6B-like yields the protein MTQISHLLAHHLIFVCFSSLQLLDLFIQWDWSTYLADYGQPTCKYLRVNPTTALVLLEKMRDTSRKNNVFAQFRKNERDKQKLIDTVAKQLRGLINSHHS from the exons ATGACTCAGATAAGCCACCTGCTTGCTCACCAcctcatttttgtttgtttttcttccctgcagctcctggatcTGTTCATCCAGTGGGACTGGTCGACGTACCTGGCTGACTATGGGCAACCCACCTGCAAGTACCTCCGGGTGAACCCCACCACAGCCCTCGTCTTGCTGGAGAA GATGAGGGACACGAGCCGGAAGAACAACGTTTTTGCCCAGTTTCGGAAGAACGAGCGGGACAAGCAGAAGCTGATAGACACAGTGGCCAAGCAGCTCCGCGGCCTCATCAACAGCCATCACTCATGA